A genomic segment from Deltaproteobacteria bacterium encodes:
- a CDS encoding right-handed parallel beta-helix repeat-containing protein — protein MRASSCRLPSPRRCSLPAAHSLVARLILGLLSLGGCSPDPDLATDAAREGAPYALSSRVLYVDGLHGNDQQGEGTDTRPFRTLRRAHTAAAPGDTVRIRSATYHEELGITKAHTTWIADSGHHPVIDGGYHEGLSGLGALEQGRLPAPDSSSVYLPGSAHGAMVRLQAEGVRVEGLIVQNIAGVGIASSGSNTVVRNCTVDFVYGACLLVSSGSSRPENVLVEGNRLTRCSVKRYDPSRDAPGPAGVQTCLQVVNASQVRVRRNEVAYCHAEGINAGKGSQDVIIEENLVHTNLHVHIYVCRGERAIVRNNFVYHSGLAEFAEGKLPGGIVIGDERASGYPSWSDHTQVYNNVVVGMGRNFHVRNNDKAQAGYDTQLDHSYVGFNTFVNATEVGVQIDANQRGRAHRASLFENNLILQRRGTVAKLEGVAGVTFRSNLWSSPPPAAGRGPGDQLGDPVLEQPQALITDGPSSSSSADPRNYRLTPASLLAIDRAATGAVAGGPELPAADRDYFGTPRPRGARGDLGAHER, from the coding sequence CCGCTTGCCATCACCTCGTCGCTGCTCGTTGCCGGCAGCTCACAGCCTCGTCGCGAGGCTGATCCTGGGCCTGCTATCCCTCGGCGGATGCTCGCCCGACCCGGACCTGGCCACGGACGCAGCCCGGGAAGGCGCCCCCTACGCGCTCTCGAGCCGCGTGCTCTACGTCGATGGGCTCCATGGCAACGACCAACAAGGGGAGGGCACCGACACCCGCCCGTTTCGCACCCTGCGCCGGGCGCACACCGCGGCCGCGCCAGGCGACACGGTGCGCATTCGCAGCGCGACCTACCATGAGGAGCTGGGCATCACCAAGGCTCACACCACCTGGATCGCGGACTCCGGCCACCACCCCGTCATCGACGGCGGCTACCACGAAGGGCTCTCCGGACTCGGCGCGCTCGAGCAGGGCCGGCTTCCGGCGCCCGATTCCTCGAGCGTCTACCTGCCCGGCTCGGCCCACGGAGCCATGGTGCGACTTCAGGCGGAGGGCGTTCGCGTGGAGGGACTGATCGTACAGAACATCGCGGGAGTCGGAATCGCGAGCTCAGGGAGCAACACGGTCGTCCGCAACTGCACCGTGGACTTCGTCTACGGCGCGTGTCTGCTGGTGAGCTCGGGCTCGAGCCGGCCCGAGAACGTGCTCGTGGAGGGAAACCGCCTCACCCGCTGCTCGGTGAAACGCTACGACCCCTCGCGCGACGCGCCGGGGCCGGCAGGGGTGCAGACCTGCCTTCAGGTGGTCAACGCCAGCCAGGTGCGAGTGCGGCGAAACGAGGTGGCCTATTGCCACGCGGAGGGGATCAACGCCGGCAAGGGCTCGCAGGACGTGATCATCGAGGAGAACCTGGTGCATACGAACCTCCACGTGCACATCTACGTGTGCCGTGGCGAGCGGGCCATCGTGCGAAACAACTTCGTGTATCACTCGGGGCTGGCGGAGTTCGCCGAGGGGAAGCTCCCCGGTGGAATCGTCATCGGGGACGAGCGCGCCTCGGGCTATCCGAGCTGGAGCGACCACACGCAGGTCTACAACAACGTCGTGGTGGGGATGGGTCGCAATTTCCACGTGCGGAACAACGACAAGGCGCAGGCCGGCTACGACACGCAGCTCGATCACAGCTACGTCGGCTTCAACACGTTCGTGAACGCCACCGAAGTGGGTGTGCAGATCGACGCCAACCAGCGGGGTCGCGCCCATCGGGCCTCGCTCTTCGAGAACAACCTGATCCTTCAACGACGCGGCACCGTGGCGAAGCTCGAGGGCGTTGCGGGAGTGACCTTTCGCAGTAATCTGTGGTCGTCGCCGCCCCCGGCCGCCGGGCGCGGGCCCGGCGATCAACTCGGCGATCCCGTGCTCGAGCAGCCCCAGGCACTCATCACGGACGGACCCAGCTCGAGCTCGTCCGCCGATCCCCGCAACTACCGGCTGACCCCCGCCAGCCTGCTCGCGATCGACCGCGCGGCGACCGGCGCCGTGGCGGGCGGCCCCGAGCTCCCGGCCGCGGACCGCGACTACTTCGGCACGCCGCGCCCACGCGGTGCACGCGGGGACCTCGGCGCGCACGAGAGGTAG